One Primulina eburnea isolate SZY01 chromosome 4, ASM2296580v1, whole genome shotgun sequence genomic window, gACACTGTAGGTCCACGTCTTCATGATGAGTGTGAGAGCCAAAACATGTCTAGGGCAGaacagagactacacactcaggtgcctctagactgagcatgagattcttgagatcCGTGATATCCGACCATATTGCATTTTgtatgcatcatatcagtttgtatacttgtacattctcgtattggacgatttgtcgctcacgtccttgttttcatcttgggcaccctaTTCCACGGGACaagtcttaggttggacggttcggatggccagggcagtggctagagcagttgggttttcagaagtgatccagtggaggttttatTTGGTTTATCGTATTCTCGTGCagtattatatttttgatatggttgtattaatgtttaagacttcgtttgggttgtaagatgattaagttatTTGGTTTCTGCTGTATAATTGTTGATATTAAgttttaattttgcatgcttattagtctgtttagtagtggtcTGGGTAAGGACGCTAAAGtttttcacaattttcaatATCAAAGAGAGGGAGGAGGAGGAACAAGTTAATCCTTCCCCGGAAATAATGGTACATGAGGCCTCCATCTCGTTAGGTATACAtaaggagaaaaaaaaaagcCCTTCTCATTCTTCGTCGGAAAAAAATTAAGGGAAGCACACAATTTTTGTCATTCAAACAAACCCCAAGTTTCACTCCATCTTTTCACAACCAAAATAGAAGGTGCACAACCCTCTCCCACACTCCTCTTCTCTGGCCCACCCACAGACCCCTCATAACGAAATTGTTCATCTCCATTGGTGTCAGCTACTCATAACTTGAATGCAGCGCACTGAAGAGTAGTATCATAAAAGATAAAGATGTTAACTAGTTAGTTCGCATAGAAAGCACCAGAAAGCTTACTTGTTATCATAGTCACTCAACGCGCTATTGCCATCTGCTTTACACAACTTTTTACTTGCACGCATGAAACTATAAAGTTCATGAGACCATCCACATGATCGTAGAATTAATGAAGCTTCTTTCCTGAGCCTGAGAAAAACCACAGTATAAATTGTAAACCATTCTAAAAAAGTAATGACTAACATAAActtcaaaatcatccaaattacaAGATGTTGTGACCAAAATAAAGTTCTGAACTTCAATTTGTGCACGAGGCAATTTTGCAGTAAATCTAGAAAATTAATTTGATGTTTCAGCTTCATATCTAGAAAGATAACAAACAAGCCTCAACAGAAGTAGGATTAGCCTGTGAAGGACACACTGATCACTCACACGAAGCACCAATCTCCACAAACCAATTATAGGGCTGATCGGCTTAAGAATCAGAGATAACCAGCAAACACAAATAAGCAATAACAATCTGAAAGGACGTGAATCTTAAGATCCAGATACAAGAACATAAACTAAAGTTGGGTATTTGGGTTGAAAAACACTCTGGCAATAAAGTGCAGTACATGGATAGATACCAGTAAAGAGCAGGCTTGAGACAAACTAAGAACCTCGTAGCTGATATCAAAGGACATCTTTTTCACACTTCAAGAACTTAAGAGTACATATAAAATAAGGATTAAAATACACAACGCAAGATTTTTCACAATACAGAACAGTTGAACGAAAAATTAAAGTTAATATAATAATCACAAAAGAATAGCATAATCAAACTTATTTGACATAATAATAACCACAAGCAAATAAAACAGGAAATTTGTAATTTAGCAGTGACGTACGTTTCCTTGAGTGCTTCCACTGCTACACGAGATTGATCATCTCTGGCAAGCAAAAGGCATGGCTGATTGATTTTCATCTTTCTCTTCATGCTTGATTTGTTAGTGGAGCCCATGAAGCTTCCACGCTGAAAATCCTCACGGTCTTCTCTTTTTGACGATGCTATAGCAGTATTATTACCATTATTTTCACAAAAACCTCCCTCTAAAGGACCAACTACAACAGGCCCATTCTTTCCATTGCAgatttttaaagatttttcaCTCGTAGTATCTTCAATGCCTTCTGAATTTTTGCTTAAACCAGACTCATTTTTCTGTTTTTCCACTGAAACAAAGGATACCGCTGTATTGCCAGAATCCTCCTTCAAATCTTTCTTAAAAATAGAAATCTTAATACTGCCAGCAGAAAGGAGCCGGTTGGTACTCCCATTGATGCTAAGCTTCCTTTGTGAACAAGAATTCCCTTGATCAAGCTTAGATTTGCTTGAATTGCTCGTCTGAGCATGATGGTCAGAAGACTGCTTCCCATTGCTGTGTTCCATCAGCACGCATGACTTCTGGATTGCAGATGACTTACTTGAACTAAAACCAAGGGAAGTGGTTGAAATATTTGTATTGGACTGATGGTGAGAAACTTTCTCACTCATTGGTGTCTGTACAACACCAGGTTTTTGGATTGTGGCTGTTTCAATTCCACTAGACTCGAGGGAATTCGTGGAATTGGTACTATTATCATGATGGGCTGAAATGTCATTCACGGTAACTGGTTTTTCAGAACAACCTATCCTGTGAACAGAAAATGATTTATTCCCGTTCAGCTCGAGAAAATGGGTTGAATTAGTTGTCTTGGCCTGTTGGTTGGAAGTTTGTTTCATAAAAACTGTTTTCTGTACACAATTTGTTTTTTTCATTGTAGATGTCGTATGTCCATTTGACTCATGGGACTTCAATCCATTGGCAATCAACCCAACCTTAGCTCGTGGCCTTGGTTTCCTACGAGAGAAGAAAAGGATATACACCTTCTCCGACAAAACCTCCTGAAGGGTTGACAATGAGACATATGAATCATTGCAGCAGTACCAGTGACCAAATGCATCCTGAAAAGAAGACATTGACATTAGACGTGAAAATTCCTGCTTAGTAAGAACCAACGTCAAGAAATGTTCAAAATTATGATCAGACCTTGATGTATGCATAGTAGTGCCCAGAATCAGAAGAACAGCCAGAATGGACAATAGTAGCAAAAAGATCATACTCAGGATGCTGATCCTGCGATGTCAAAACATATTTCAACACAAAAAACGAAATCATAGGATAACATAAAAATTGATCATCGGAAGAAACTACAGACGGCACAGAAACTTGAATGTAAGGAAAAATTCCAATGCCATGTAGAACAATAGTTCATTATACGCAAAGGAAAAGAGCTTCAACAATACATAGAATGATTTCCCAAGAGAAAAACTCCATCCATCCAGTATAAAATTTTAGTTAAGAACATCACTAATTATGTCTACAACTATGCATGAAATTGGGACTCCGGGTGAATTCAATAGTTCGAACTAAATGGTGACACGAAAGCAGACTGCAACAATTGTTTTATCAGCTGAGTGAAGTTAAAAAAAGACTTAGTATTACATAGCATTGCGTTGTTatagaatgtatactcaactaGTCTTTctaaataaatagaaaaaatcaTTCCCCAGATAACCAAACAGAACGGGAGATTAATAATGCAATAGAGAAGTTGTTAAGCAACACGCAAAGTCACTAATTAAAAGAGAAGTACAACATTTAGAAGGACGGAAGAAATGGGACCTGCTGAGAAGATTTAAAAGAAAGCATCAGTTTGATgttctcattctcttttaggcCAAGGAGgggaagcaaagaagaaaagcAAACAAAACTATCATTTCAGCATTTTTTTCACAACACACCTGGCTTGCTTTAGACATGTAGCTTGAAAGCACTAACATCTCCTCAAATGCAATGGGTTTATCGACCTTCCCACCATACATGCCCTCAAACCtctatttaaaaaaacaatatacTAAGTTCACAATCACATTTAGCCAAAATGGAAACAACGAAAACTACACTCAAAATACAAACACACCTTTAATTGGACAACAAAGACATTTGGAGCCTCGAGTATTGACATTTGCTTCCTTGCTGTTACCAACTCCTTGCAACtacaaaagtattactttttttttttgataagaaactaatatattaataataagagATTAAAAGTTTACAAAAAGTAGTGGACCAGTGATCCACAAGAAGGAGTAGTGATTTTCCTAGTCCttagaaacactaaatcagcaCAAAATAAATTTCCAATCCCTAGCTATATCTgataaaagaaaatgtttaaacACCGGGGTCACTACTGTCCATCTTGCCACCCTGATCCGCACTGATTCCCACAGATTTTCCACAAGCTCTTCTTTTCCGTTGAATATTCTATTGTTTCTTTCTAGCCAAATTGACCAAAATAAGCAATGAATAATGATGCGCCAGAATTTCTCCAAGCCTTTTCCTTTAAGGTAGCTGTTGTCCATCAGGTACAAATCTCTTGAGTTCATTGGAAAAGTCCAGTCGAAACCCAAGTGCTGCATGACCTTGATCCATAATCGTCTCGAGTATGAGCAGTGCAGCAGTAAATGGTCTTGATCTTCGGGCTTATTTTTGCACAGAACACACCATTGTGGATTTAAGGCATTGTTTGGATTCCTTTTTTGCACGCTGTCATTTGTCTGTAGTTTTCCCAACGCAACTATCCACGAGAACACCTTCACCTTTTGGGGGATTGGCACACTCCAAATTTGAGTAACGTAGAGGAAATCTGAATTGGAATCGTCGTTGAAAAGAGAGGAGTACA contains:
- the LOC140830872 gene encoding LOW QUALITY PROTEIN: ubiquitin carboxyl-terminal hydrolase 25 (The sequence of the model RefSeq protein was modified relative to this genomic sequence to represent the inferred CDS: deleted 1 base in 1 codon), with product MGTVQMTWQPNLLKSEKRKHGGPPLGLRNLGNSCYLNSVLQCLTYTPPLANFCLRFLHSSICDLVAAKEKKGECPFCILEKRITRSLSSDAASDAPLKINSCLRIYAEHFRPGRQEDAHEFLRYVIDACHDTCLRLKKLQQQQKTRNDANGVNTGGGGETVVKEIFGGAFQSQVKCLSCGAESNKVDEIMDLSLDILHSGSLKDALQKFFQPEILDGSNKYKCDICKELVTARKQMSILEAPNVFVVQLKRFEGMYGGKVDKPIAFEEMLVLSSYMSKASQDQHPEYDLFATIVHSGCSSDSGHYYAYIKDAFGHWYCCNDSYVSLSTLQEVLSEKVYILFFSRRKPRPRAKVGLIANGLKSHESNGHTTSTMKKTNCVQKTVFMKQTSNQQAKTTNSTHFLELNGNKSFSVHRIGCSEKPVTVNDISAHHDNSTNSTNSLESSGIETATIQKPGVVQTPMSEKVSHHQSNTNISTTSLGFSSSKSSAIQKSCVLMEHSNGKQSSDHHAQTSNSSKSKLDQGNSCSQRKLSINGSTNRLLSAGSIKISIFKKDLKEDSGNTAVSFVSVEKQKNESGLSKNSEGIEDTTSEKSLKICNGKNGPVVVGPLEGGFCENNGNNTAIASSKREDREDFQRGSFMGSTNKSSMKRKMKINQPCLLLARDDQSRVAVEALKETLRKEASLILRSCGWSHELYSFMRASKKLCKADGNSALSDYDNKRLLISHAKRNFISKVPESLKEILIGHIRLINEEKQSSGI